From Desmodus rotundus isolate HL8 chromosome 12, HLdesRot8A.1, whole genome shotgun sequence, one genomic window encodes:
- the CIART gene encoding circadian-associated transcriptional repressor isoform X1 produces the protein MDSPSSVSSNSSSSLPSSFSASPGNSDFGFPSDNEGEGKGAPGPRPDTVGQRGGSRPRLGPIRRRQRPKFSSNQLTASHSEQRGLASPMAGSRVKRSRDDELETSLNLHGCTTEGDLLFAQKCKELQGFIRPLTDLLNGLKMGRFERGLSSFQQSVAMDRIQRIVGVLQKPQMGERYLGTLLQVEGMLKTWFPHIAAQKSSRGSSRRQLTKHFSSHHSYPAASSPTRPVEKMDQMQLRHLVLKPKQPWLLTELPPMNLTWIHTTPICNPPLSSPGTISFSHGPSGTGTSIGVILFLQQREQPFTHSAPTTPVPPTTGSPGIPGYPKKLSGEGPRCHSLPITLPSDWSRTLSPGDLPGMAREINVGHLEQMRSHPPVAPDVRPLNP, from the exons ATGGATTCTCCATCTAGCGTTTCTTCcaattcttcctcctctctcccttcctctttttctgcctcaCCAGGGAACAGTGACTTTGGCTTCCCCTCCGATAATgaaggggagggaaaaggggctcctggccccaggccagACACTGTTGGGCAGAGGGGAGGTTCTCGGCCCCGCCTGGGTCCTATTCGCCGCAGGCAACGACCCAAGTTTTCCAGTAATCAACTTACAGCATCGCACTCTGAACAGCGGGGCTTGGCTTCTCCTATGGCGGGATCCAGGGTCAAAAGATCAAGAGATGATGAATTGGAGACCAGTCTAAACCTCCACGGTTGTACCACAGAAGGGGACCTGCTCTTTGCTCAGAAG TGTAAAGAGCTCCAGGGATTCATACGTCCTCTCACAGACCTACTGAATGGGCTGAAGATGGGTCGCTTTGAAAGAG GATTGAGCAGTTTTCAGCAGAGTGTGGCAATGGACAGGATCCAGCGTATCGTAGGTGTTTTGCAGAAGCCACAGATGGG AGAGCGTTATCTGGGAACCCTGCTACAGGTAGAAGGAATGTTAAAGACTTGGTTTCCTCACATAGCTGCCCAGAAGTCATCACGGGGTAGTAGCAGGCGCCAGCTGACCAAG CATTTTTCAAGCCACCACAGTTATCCAGCTGCTTCCTCTCCTACACGTCCCGTGGAAAAGATGGACCAGATGCAGCTAAGACACTTAGTATTGAAACCAAAGCAGCCTTGGCTTCTCACTGAACTGCCACCTATGAACCTCACTTGGATCCACACCACTCCAATTTGCAACCCCCCTCTCAGTTCCCCAGGTACCATCTCCTTTAGCCATGGTCCTTCAGGCACCGGAACCAGCATTGGTGTCATCCTTTTCCTCCAGCAGAGAGAGCAGCCCTTCACCCACTCTGCCCCGACCACTCCAGTTCCACCTACTACAGGATCTCCCGGCATCCCTGGTTATCCTAAGAAACTATCTGGAGAGGGACCTCGTTGCCACAGCTTACCAATAACTCTGCCATCAGACTGGAGCCGTACCCTGTCCCCTGGTGATCTACCCGGCATGGCCAGAGAGATAAATGTGGGACACTTAGAGCAGATGAGAAGCCATCCTCCAGTTGCTCCTGATGTCCGTCCTCTTAACCCCTAG
- the CIART gene encoding circadian-associated transcriptional repressor isoform X2: MAGSRVKRSRDDELETSLNLHGCTTEGDLLFAQKCKELQGFIRPLTDLLNGLKMGRFERGLSSFQQSVAMDRIQRIVGVLQKPQMGERYLGTLLQVEGMLKTWFPHIAAQKSSRGSSRRQLTKHFSSHHSYPAASSPTRPVEKMDQMQLRHLVLKPKQPWLLTELPPMNLTWIHTTPICNPPLSSPGTISFSHGPSGTGTSIGVILFLQQREQPFTHSAPTTPVPPTTGSPGIPGYPKKLSGEGPRCHSLPITLPSDWSRTLSPGDLPGMAREINVGHLEQMRSHPPVAPDVRPLNP, translated from the exons ATGGCGGGATCCAGGGTCAAAAGATCAAGAGATGATGAATTGGAGACCAGTCTAAACCTCCACGGTTGTACCACAGAAGGGGACCTGCTCTTTGCTCAGAAG TGTAAAGAGCTCCAGGGATTCATACGTCCTCTCACAGACCTACTGAATGGGCTGAAGATGGGTCGCTTTGAAAGAG GATTGAGCAGTTTTCAGCAGAGTGTGGCAATGGACAGGATCCAGCGTATCGTAGGTGTTTTGCAGAAGCCACAGATGGG AGAGCGTTATCTGGGAACCCTGCTACAGGTAGAAGGAATGTTAAAGACTTGGTTTCCTCACATAGCTGCCCAGAAGTCATCACGGGGTAGTAGCAGGCGCCAGCTGACCAAG CATTTTTCAAGCCACCACAGTTATCCAGCTGCTTCCTCTCCTACACGTCCCGTGGAAAAGATGGACCAGATGCAGCTAAGACACTTAGTATTGAAACCAAAGCAGCCTTGGCTTCTCACTGAACTGCCACCTATGAACCTCACTTGGATCCACACCACTCCAATTTGCAACCCCCCTCTCAGTTCCCCAGGTACCATCTCCTTTAGCCATGGTCCTTCAGGCACCGGAACCAGCATTGGTGTCATCCTTTTCCTCCAGCAGAGAGAGCAGCCCTTCACCCACTCTGCCCCGACCACTCCAGTTCCACCTACTACAGGATCTCCCGGCATCCCTGGTTATCCTAAGAAACTATCTGGAGAGGGACCTCGTTGCCACAGCTTACCAATAACTCTGCCATCAGACTGGAGCCGTACCCTGTCCCCTGGTGATCTACCCGGCATGGCCAGAGAGATAAATGTGGGACACTTAGAGCAGATGAGAAGCCATCCTCCAGTTGCTCCTGATGTCCGTCCTCTTAACCCCTAG
- the MRPS21 gene encoding small ribosomal subunit protein bS21m: protein MAKHLKFIARTVMVQEGNVDGAYRTLNRILTMDGLIEDIKRRRYYEKPCRRRQRESYETCRRIYNMEMTRKINFLMRKNRPDPWQGC, encoded by the exons ATGGCAAAACATCTGAAGTTCATTGCCAGGACTGTGATGGTGCAGGAAGGGAACGTGGATGGTGCATACAGGACCCTAAACAG AATCCTCACCATGGATGGGCTCATTGAGGACATCAAGCGACGCCGGTACTATGAGAAGCCTTGCCGCCGCCGACAGAGGGAAAGCTATGAAACCTGCCGGAGGATATACAACATGGAAATGACTCGCAAGATCAACTTCCTGATGCGAAAGAATCGGCCAGATCCGTGGCAGGGCTGCTGA